In Fusobacterium massiliense, the genomic stretch TGGCATGTCAGCAAGTACTTTTTCCATTTCCAAACTTATAGGACCTTTAGCAAGTAAAGCTGAAGCTCCACTTCCTATATTATTGCTTAATTCAACTTCAGAAACTTTATCTTTCAAAATTTCTTTAATATTTTCAATAACCTTTTTATTTTCATCAGCTATCTTTTTTACTTTTTCTTCTTTTTCTACATCATCACTTAGTTTAAAATCTGAACTATTTATAGATTTGAATTGTTTTCCACTATAATCCATCATAGCTGTTAAAGTAAATTCATCTATTTTATCAGTTAAAATTAAAACTTCTCTACCTTGTTCCTTTAATTTTTCCATTTTTGGAAGTGATTTTACTGTATCTATATTTTCTGTAGGAACATAAAGAATTTCTTTGTTTTCTCCCATTCTATCTACATATTCTTTTAAAGTTACATATTTATCCTCATTTGAAGACATAAATATTAATAAATCTTGTAGCTTTTCCTTGTTCATACCAAACATATCTTGAACTCCAGCTTTAATACTTCTTCCAAACTCTTTCCAAAGTTCAATATATTTTTCTCTATCATTTTTTAAGACTTTTTCCAGTTCAGAAATAATTTTCTTTTCTAAATTTTTAGATATAGTTTGTAATTCACTATTTTGTTGTAATATTTCTCTTGAAATATTAAGTGATAAACTATCACAATCTACAAGACCATTTATAAAGCTAAAGTATTCCGGAATTAAGTCTTCACATTTATCCATTATAAAAACATTTTTTGTATATAGTTGTAAACCTCTTTTAAAAGATTTAGTGTAGTAATCATAAGGTAATTTTTTAGGAATATATAGTAAAGCATTATACTCTATATTTCCTTGAACTTTTAGATTAAAATGTAATAAAGGGTCGTTCCAATCATGGAATGTAGCTTTATAAAATTCATTATAATCCTCATCTTTTAATTCTTTTTTATCTTTTTTCCAAATAGGTTTTGTTGAATTAATAACTTCATCTCCAAAATAAATTTCGTATCTTATGTAATTAGAATATTTTTTTACAAGTTCTTTTATTTTCCAATCTTCTAAAAATTCATTACATGTATCATCTTCTTTTATATGAAGACTAATTTTTGTACCTCTATTTTCTATAGAAATTTCTTCAATTTCATAATCTCCATCTCCAGAAGATACCCACTTTACTCCTGTTTCTGAATAAGGAGATTTTGTTTCTATAGTTATTTCATCAGCTACTATAAATCCTGAATAAAATCCTACTCCAAATTGACCTATAATATCAACTTCACCTTTTTTTGCTTCTTCAAGCTGTTCCTTAAATAATTTTGACCCAGACTTTGCAATAGTTCCAATATTTTCATCAACTTCATCATAAGTCATTCCTATACCGTTATCAGATATAGTTAAAATTCTATTTTCTTTATCAATAGAAATTTCTATTTTATATCTATCATCTCCATTTAAAATATTAGTATCTGTTAATGCCTTAAATTTTAATTTATCTATTGCATCGTTAGCATTAGAAATTAATTCTCTTAAAAATATTTCTTTATTTGTATAAATAGAATGTATCATTAGATTTAATAATTCTTTTGTTTCTGCTTTAAAAACCTTTGCTTCTTTTTTCATAAAATTTCCTCCCATTTATTTTTAGCACTCTATACTATATATGGCTAATAATTTTATATATTATATATCACATTTTTTTTATTTTGTCAAACGAGAGAATTATTTTGGTTGTATTACTAAATGGTGTTTCTGGAAAAAATTTCAATTAATAGTTAATTTTTTATGTAATAATGAGATAGTGATAATAAATAAAAAAGCTGTTACAAATTTGCAACAGCTAATTTTCTTACAAAATTATTCTTAACATATCAAGTTCATTCATAGGCACATCTGTTTTTATTTTTACAAAAGAATTTGGATTTGCCGATTCTACACTTTCAGTTTCTCTACCCATTTTATCCAGTAAAATCATTTCAGGCATCACAAAATCTCTAACCTTTATTTCAGGACTAACAATTTGAACTTCTTGTCCAACAAATAATTTATTTCTAATTGCAACTAGATATTCGTTATCACTTAACTTTTTCTCAATTTTTGCAACTAATTTATGAGTTTGGCTATAAGAATTTCTATTATTATAGTTTAAAGATTCTTTACCTGCTTTTCCATGATAGAAACCTTCTGTATATGACCTATTTGAAATAGACTCAAGCTCAGTTTTCCATTCAGGATTATACTCATAATTCCCACTATAATAAGAATTTAATGCATCTTTATATACTTTTACACAATTAGACACATAATAAATTCCTTTCATTCTACCTTCAATTTTAAGTGAATCCACTCCTGCATCTAAGATTTTATCTATCATTTCAATAGTACATAAATCTTTTGAGTTAAAAATATATGTTCCATGTTCATCTTCATAAACAGGCATAGTTTCCCCAGGTCTAGTTTCTTCAACTAATGAATATTTCCATCTACATGCTTGAGCACAGTCTCCTCTGTTTGCATCTCTACCAGTCATATAGTTACTTAGTAGACATCTTCCAGAAATAGCCATACACATAGCTCCATGAACAAAAACTTCTAGTTCTATATCTGGAACTTTTTCTCTTATTTCTTTTATATTTTCAAGTGAAATTTCCCTTGCTAACACTACTCTCTTGGCTCCCATATCTTTCCACATTTTTACAGAACGCCAGTTAGTATTACTTGCTTGTGTACTTATACTTATATTTAAGTTAGAATTTTCCTTAACAACCTGAAAAACTCCTAAGTCAGCAACTATTACTCCATCTACTCCAACTTTTTCTAAAAATTTTACATAATCAGGTAAAGCTTCAAGTTCATCATTATGAGGTATTATATTTAAAGTTACATATACTTTTTTCCCTCTTTCATGTGCATACTGTACAGCTTCCTCTAATTCTTCATCTGAAAAATTGTTGCTCCCTGCTCTTAAGTTAAACATCTTTCCACCCATAAAAACAGCATCTGCTCCATAGTGTAAAGCCATTTTAAATTTTTCCATATTTCCAGCAGGTGCTAGTAATTCAACCTTTTTCAAAATATCAATCCCTTCTAAATTATCTTTTTATTATTTTATTTTATCTGTATAACTTTTAAATTTAGTAATTTCATTTAAGAAAAGTAACTTAATTGTTCCAACAGCACCATTTCTATGTTTTCCAATTATAAGTTCACTTATTCCTTTATTCTCAGTTTCCGGTATATAGTAATCCTCTCTATACAAGAAAGCAACTATATCAGCATCTTGTTCTATTGCTCCCGATTCTCTTAAATCTGAAAGCATTGGCCTTTTATCCATTCTTTGCTCAACGCTTCTTGAGAGTTGTGATAAAGCTATTATTGGTACATTTAACTCTCTTGCCAACCCTTTTAAAGCTCTCGATATATCTGAAACTTCTTGTTGTCTATTAAATTCTCCCCTAGACACTCTCGTTCCATTTATTAATTGTAAGTAATCTATTACTATTAAATCTAATTTATCATTACTTTTCATTTTTCTAGCATAAGATCTTATCTCCAATACATTTGTATTTGGCAAATCTGCAACAAATATATTTTTTGAAGATAAATTTCCCATAGAAAAAGCCATTCTTGCCCATTCATCTTCTGTAAGATTACCCATTTTTATCTTTCCTTGACCAATTTCACTTTCCATAGCAAGTAATCTTTGATATAGTTGTTGAGCTGGCATTTCTAAACTAAATATTAATACATTTTTATTAGAAATATTTGCTGCATTTAAAGCTAAGTTTAAAGCAAAAGCTGTCTTTCCCATTGCAGGTCTAGCTGCTAGAATTATTAAATCCGAATTATTTAGTCCCCCTGTCATTCTATCTAAATCAACAAAACCTGTTGGGATTCCTAAAATTTTATCTCTATTTTTTCTCATCTCATCAAGTCTTGTCAATTCATCAACAGACAAGGAACCTATATTTATTATCTCGCTTTTTAATATTTTATTAGATAAATTTAAAACCATTTCTTCAGCTTTATCTACTATGGAATCTGCTGTTCCTTCTTCTCTATAAGCTATCTCTGTTATCTTAGCTCCAATATTACCTAATTTTCTAAGCATAGCTTTTTCTTTTATTAGCTCTGCATATTCCAATAAATTATATGAGCTTGTAATATCTTCTAATATTTCACTCAAAACTTCTTGAATTTCTTCCTTATTTTTAAAATTACTTCTTTTGATTTCATCAGCAACTAAGACAGGATCTATTCCTCTACTCTCAGAATGTAATTTATTCATAAGCTCAAAAATAGCACTGTTTTCTGAGTTATAAAAATCATCTGCTCTTACTAAATCTTGTATCTCATCAAAAATTTCATTATCATAAAATATCCCCCCTATCAAAGCTTTTTCAGCTTCTAAACTATGAGGAATTTTTTGTAAAATACTTTCTTCCAAGATATCCTCCTAAAATTTTTTAGTTATTTTACTTAGAAACTATATTTACTTTTAATATAGCTTTAACATCTGCAAATAATTTTATACTAACTTCATCTGTTCCCAATGATTTTATATTTGCTTCTATTTTCTTTTTATCTATATCCAAATTCAATTCTTCTTTTATTTGGCTAGCTATTTCTTTGCTAGTTATAGCTCCAAACAATTTTCCATTTTCTCCAGATTTTACTGATATAGTTAAAACTTTTCCTTCTAGTATTTTTTTTACTTCTATAGCTTTTTGTCTTTCTTCTTC encodes the following:
- a CDS encoding peptidase U32 family protein, with the translated sequence MKKVELLAPAGNMEKFKMALHYGADAVFMGGKMFNLRAGSNNFSDEELEEAVQYAHERGKKVYVTLNIIPHNDELEALPDYVKFLEKVGVDGVIVADLGVFQVVKENSNLNISISTQASNTNWRSVKMWKDMGAKRVVLAREISLENIKEIREKVPDIELEVFVHGAMCMAISGRCLLSNYMTGRDANRGDCAQACRWKYSLVEETRPGETMPVYEDEHGTYIFNSKDLCTIEMIDKILDAGVDSLKIEGRMKGIYYVSNCVKVYKDALNSYYSGNYEYNPEWKTELESISNRSYTEGFYHGKAGKESLNYNNRNSYSQTHKLVAKIEKKLSDNEYLVAIRNKLFVGQEVQIVSPEIKVRDFVMPEMILLDKMGRETESVESANPNSFVKIKTDVPMNELDMLRIIL
- the rplI gene encoding 50S ribosomal protein L9; translated protein: MAKIQVILLEDVAGQGRKGEIVSVSDGYAHNFLLKNKKAVLATAEELQKIENRKKKEAKKHEEERQKAIEVKKILEGKVLTISVKSGENGKLFGAITSKEIASQIKEELNLDIDKKKIEANIKSLGTDEVSIKLFADVKAILKVNIVSK
- the dnaB gene encoding replicative DNA helicase codes for the protein MEESILQKIPHSLEAEKALIGGIFYDNEIFDEIQDLVRADDFYNSENSAIFELMNKLHSESRGIDPVLVADEIKRSNFKNKEEIQEVLSEILEDITSSYNLLEYAELIKEKAMLRKLGNIGAKITEIAYREEGTADSIVDKAEEMVLNLSNKILKSEIINIGSLSVDELTRLDEMRKNRDKILGIPTGFVDLDRMTGGLNNSDLIILAARPAMGKTAFALNLALNAANISNKNVLIFSLEMPAQQLYQRLLAMESEIGQGKIKMGNLTEDEWARMAFSMGNLSSKNIFVADLPNTNVLEIRSYARKMKSNDKLDLIVIDYLQLINGTRVSRGEFNRQQEVSDISRALKGLARELNVPIIALSQLSRSVEQRMDKRPMLSDLRESGAIEQDADIVAFLYREDYYIPETENKGISELIIGKHRNGAVGTIKLLFLNEITKFKSYTDKIK
- the htpG gene encoding molecular chaperone HtpG; this translates as MKKEAKVFKAETKELLNLMIHSIYTNKEIFLRELISNANDAIDKLKFKALTDTNILNGDDRYKIEISIDKENRILTISDNGIGMTYDEVDENIGTIAKSGSKLFKEQLEEAKKGEVDIIGQFGVGFYSGFIVADEITIETKSPYSETGVKWVSSGDGDYEIEEISIENRGTKISLHIKEDDTCNEFLEDWKIKELVKKYSNYIRYEIYFGDEVINSTKPIWKKDKKELKDEDYNEFYKATFHDWNDPLLHFNLKVQGNIEYNALLYIPKKLPYDYYTKSFKRGLQLYTKNVFIMDKCEDLIPEYFSFINGLVDCDSLSLNISREILQQNSELQTISKNLEKKIISELEKVLKNDREKYIELWKEFGRSIKAGVQDMFGMNKEKLQDLLIFMSSNEDKYVTLKEYVDRMGENKEILYVPTENIDTVKSLPKMEKLKEQGREVLILTDKIDEFTLTAMMDYSGKQFKSINSSDFKLSDDVEKEEKVKKIADENKKVIENIKEILKDKVSEVELSNNIGSGASALLAKGPISLEMEKVLADMPGGEMNKATKVLALNPEHTLFDKLTSSVGTEDFDKLVNVLYNQALILEGFNIENPSEFIKNLNSLIK